The Hymenobacter sp. DG01 genome has a segment encoding these proteins:
- a CDS encoding bifunctional alpha,alpha-trehalose-phosphate synthase (UDP-forming)/trehalose-phosphatase, protein MPRTLIVSNRLPTKVLRTEQGLTFQPSEGGLATGLGSIYRTGTNVWVGWPGLFVEDAAEQEFVTEQLQLNSMAPVFLTETEIRDYYEGFSNETLWPTFHYFPQYATYEDACWDAYVAVNEKFCQAVLALAGPEDTIWVHDYQLLLLPELLRRARPHATIGFFLHIPFPSQELIRVLPWRTELLRGLLGADLIGFHTFGYLRHFLSSVSQLLGLPTQNGQVETATRTVFVDTFPMGIDYRRYAEAAASEAALQHAATYREVLRDTRVVLSIDRLDYTKGIAQRLRAFAQLLERYPEWRGQVCLLMVVVPSRDQVPQYAALKEEIDELVGRINAQYRTISWNPIHYFYRSFPFDELAALYHLAEVALVTPMRDGMNLVAKEFVACKTDQRGVLILSERAGAARELSDALIINPTSTRELVAALHEALIMPEEEQQQRLAHLQDLVRRYDVFEWTQLFMSRLADAKERQRTLATALLDELTTEQLVTEYRRAETRLLLLDYDGTLAPFHANPQRARPDQELRLLLRALADDPRNRVVVITGRDRATLETWLGHLPVHFIAEHGVWLRPAGSQWTLSRELQADWKSEIRPVLELYVRRTPGSFIEEKDYSLVWHHRRADPDLGQQRARELMSHLTFLIANTELQVLEGNRVVELKHSGINKGTAAARWLEAQPADFMLALGDDRTDEDTFRTMPPQAYTVKVGSAPRSLARYHVPGVTDVRNLLRRLL, encoded by the coding sequence ATGCCCCGCACCCTTATCGTTTCCAACCGCCTGCCCACCAAAGTCCTGCGCACGGAGCAGGGCCTTACGTTTCAGCCCAGCGAGGGTGGCCTTGCCACCGGCCTGGGCTCCATTTACCGCACCGGCACCAACGTTTGGGTAGGCTGGCCCGGCCTGTTTGTTGAAGACGCGGCCGAGCAGGAATTTGTCACGGAGCAGCTGCAGCTTAACAGCATGGCGCCGGTATTCCTGACGGAAACGGAAATTCGGGACTACTACGAAGGCTTCAGCAACGAAACGCTGTGGCCGACCTTCCACTACTTCCCGCAGTACGCTACCTATGAAGATGCCTGCTGGGACGCCTACGTGGCCGTGAATGAGAAATTCTGTCAGGCCGTGCTAGCCCTGGCCGGCCCTGAGGACACTATTTGGGTGCATGACTACCAATTGCTGCTGCTGCCCGAGCTGTTACGGCGCGCCCGGCCACACGCCACTATCGGCTTCTTTTTGCACATTCCGTTTCCTTCGCAGGAGCTGATTCGGGTACTGCCGTGGCGCACGGAGCTGCTGCGCGGCCTGCTGGGTGCCGACCTCATCGGCTTTCATACCTTCGGCTACCTCCGCCACTTCCTCAGTTCCGTGTCGCAGCTGCTGGGTCTGCCAACGCAGAACGGGCAGGTGGAAACGGCTACCCGTACGGTGTTCGTCGATACGTTTCCGATGGGCATCGACTACCGGCGCTACGCCGAGGCTGCCGCATCGGAAGCGGCGCTCCAGCACGCGGCTACCTACCGCGAGGTGCTGCGCGATACGCGCGTTGTACTCAGCATCGACCGACTCGATTATACCAAGGGCATTGCCCAACGCCTGCGCGCCTTCGCGCAACTGCTGGAGCGCTACCCCGAGTGGCGCGGGCAAGTGTGCCTGCTGATGGTGGTAGTCCCCTCCCGCGACCAGGTGCCACAGTACGCGGCCTTAAAGGAGGAAATTGATGAGCTGGTGGGCCGCATCAACGCCCAGTACCGCACCATCAGCTGGAACCCCATCCACTACTTTTACCGCTCATTTCCCTTCGACGAGCTGGCCGCGCTCTACCACCTGGCCGAGGTGGCGCTGGTGACGCCCATGCGCGACGGTATGAACCTGGTGGCCAAAGAGTTTGTGGCCTGCAAAACCGACCAGCGCGGCGTACTTATCCTCAGTGAGCGGGCCGGGGCTGCCCGCGAGCTATCCGACGCCCTCATCATCAACCCCACCAGCACCCGCGAGCTGGTGGCTGCCCTGCACGAAGCCTTGATTATGCCCGAGGAGGAGCAGCAGCAGCGTCTGGCGCATTTGCAGGACCTGGTGCGGCGCTACGACGTGTTTGAGTGGACCCAGCTGTTTATGAGTCGCCTGGCCGACGCCAAGGAGCGGCAGCGCACCCTGGCCACCGCTCTGCTCGACGAGCTCACTACGGAACAGCTGGTGACCGAATACCGCCGGGCCGAGACGCGCCTACTCTTGCTCGACTACGATGGTACGTTGGCTCCCTTCCACGCCAATCCGCAGCGTGCCCGCCCCGACCAGGAGCTGCGCCTCCTGCTGCGCGCCCTCGCCGACGACCCGCGCAACCGCGTGGTGGTTATCACTGGCCGCGACCGAGCTACGCTGGAGACCTGGCTGGGGCATTTGCCGGTGCACTTCATTGCCGAGCACGGCGTATGGCTGCGCCCGGCCGGCAGCCAGTGGACGTTATCCCGGGAACTACAGGCCGACTGGAAAAGCGAGATTCGGCCGGTGCTGGAACTGTACGTGCGCCGTACGCCGGGCTCATTCATCGAGGAGAAAGATTACTCGCTGGTATGGCACCACCGCCGCGCCGACCCCGACTTGGGCCAACAGCGGGCCAGGGAGCTGATGAGCCACCTCACCTTTCTGATAGCTAACACCGAGCTGCAGGTGCTGGAAGGCAACCGCGTAGTGGAGCTTAAGCACAGCGGCATTAATAAAGGCACCGCAGCGGCCCGCTGGCTGGAAGCCCAGCCGGCCGACTTTATGCTGGCACTGGGCGACGACCGCACCGACGAGGACACCTTCCGCACGATGCCGCCCCAGGCTTACACCGTAAAGGTGGGTAGCGCGCCGCGCTCTTTGGCCCGCTACCATGTGCCCGGCGTAACCGACGTGCGCAACCTGCTGCGCCGGCTGCTGTAA
- a CDS encoding chloride channel protein, with product MLNSPTRYARALAWLDRHLIQRLYSDRVRRLILQSFPFWFASVVVGIVAVGYEKLFVWAEQTSFAWLREQPLLAFGLTPLAFLASWWLVQRWAPAARGSGIPQVMAGIELSTPGQHHRTGYLLSLKVAFVKVLSSVVLLLGGGVIGREGPTIQISAAIFRAINRLQPPGWPQLSRQIALVTGGAAGLAAAFNTPLGGIVFVVEELTQMHMARFRMAVFSAVIVAGLTAQAILGPYLYLGYPRVTPHAGWFLATVALMAVICGLAGALFAKTLLWISAYRRRFTTLAQQAGWVLGCGLLMAGLAYWVGTEGVGTGKPIINRLLFQNDGLTPWHLFPVRFAGMALSYSGGGAGGVFATSLSAGAVLGDALCRLGQVPADDRNLLILVSMVGFLTGVVRSPFTAAILVLEMTDRHGAIFQLLLSGMMAQAVASLVDSHSFYEHLKMGFLRETLSQEHPPVRK from the coding sequence ATGCTCAATTCGCCCACTCGTTACGCCCGGGCCCTGGCCTGGCTGGACCGCCACCTGATCCAACGCCTGTACTCTGACCGAGTGCGCCGGTTAATTCTGCAGAGCTTCCCGTTTTGGTTTGCTTCCGTGGTAGTAGGCATTGTTGCCGTAGGCTACGAAAAGCTGTTCGTCTGGGCCGAGCAAACCAGCTTTGCCTGGTTGCGCGAGCAGCCGCTGCTGGCCTTCGGACTGACGCCGCTGGCCTTTCTGGCATCCTGGTGGCTGGTACAACGGTGGGCTCCGGCCGCGCGCGGCAGCGGCATTCCGCAGGTAATGGCCGGCATCGAGCTATCAACACCCGGCCAGCACCACCGCACGGGCTACCTGCTCAGCCTGAAGGTGGCCTTCGTGAAGGTGCTCAGCAGCGTGGTGCTGCTGCTTGGTGGGGGCGTAATCGGCCGCGAGGGGCCTACCATCCAGATTTCAGCCGCTATCTTTCGGGCCATCAACCGCCTGCAGCCGCCGGGCTGGCCGCAGCTTTCGCGGCAGATTGCCCTGGTAACGGGCGGTGCGGCGGGGCTGGCCGCCGCCTTCAACACCCCGCTAGGCGGCATCGTGTTTGTGGTAGAGGAGCTGACGCAGATGCACATGGCGCGCTTCCGCATGGCGGTCTTTTCGGCGGTTATCGTGGCGGGCCTCACGGCCCAGGCCATCCTGGGGCCCTACCTCTACCTGGGCTACCCCCGCGTGACGCCGCATGCCGGCTGGTTTCTGGCCACAGTGGCGCTGATGGCTGTTATTTGCGGGCTGGCCGGGGCCTTGTTTGCCAAAACCCTGCTGTGGATCAGCGCCTACCGCCGCCGCTTTACCACGCTGGCCCAACAGGCGGGCTGGGTGCTGGGCTGCGGCCTGTTGATGGCCGGCCTGGCTTACTGGGTAGGAACCGAAGGTGTAGGCACGGGCAAGCCCATCATTAACCGTCTGCTGTTCCAGAACGACGGCCTGACGCCCTGGCACCTGTTTCCGGTGCGCTTCGCGGGCATGGCTCTGAGCTACAGTGGGGGCGGCGCGGGCGGGGTATTCGCCACTTCCTTGAGCGCGGGCGCGGTACTTGGCGATGCCCTGTGCCGCCTGGGTCAGGTGCCAGCAGATGACCGCAACCTGCTTATTCTGGTGAGCATGGTAGGCTTTCTGACGGGGGTAGTGCGCTCCCCGTTTACGGCAGCCATTCTGGTGCTGGAAATGACCGACCGCCACGGCGCCATCTTTCAGCTGCTGCTCAGTGGCATGATGGCTCAGGCCGTTGCCTCACTGGTTGATTCCCACTCCTTCTACGAGCATCTCAAGATGGGTTTTCTGCGCGAAACGCTTAGCCAGGAGCATCCTCCGGTGCGCAAGTAG
- a CDS encoding DUF3089 domain-containing protein, translating to MRTRLFSLPLLGALFALGSCINVIKPGKDFARVATPEAPDYRMEDNWAALPDRRDSADAVPRHTLLRDQQRDAPVDVFFVHPTTYYGRTQWNASLTDARVNHFTDASTIRKQASAFNSTGRIYAPRYRQATLFSFFDENSTNGKEALDLAYSDVKTAFQYYLDHYNQGRPIIIASHSQGTHHATRLLREFFDQDPKLRRQLVAAYLIGFKVEPEQYQVLRPCDDSTQTGCYVGWNTVEWGQEYPPFQGGVAVNPLTWTRDTAAAPARLNLGGVPYGFDGVDKRVVDAKVHNGLVWVHPTARPGYPRFLLPGRPELRHSFHIADYSLFYYNIRQNAEARVRAYRMLMHGG from the coding sequence ATGCGTACCCGCTTATTTAGTTTGCCCTTGCTGGGAGCCTTATTCGCGCTGGGCTCCTGCATCAATGTTATCAAGCCTGGCAAAGACTTCGCGCGCGTGGCTACCCCGGAAGCGCCCGACTACCGCATGGAGGATAATTGGGCTGCCCTGCCCGACCGCCGCGACTCTGCCGATGCCGTGCCGCGCCATACGCTGCTGCGCGACCAGCAGCGCGATGCTCCCGTGGATGTATTTTTTGTGCACCCCACCACCTACTACGGCCGGACCCAGTGGAACGCCAGCCTTACCGACGCGCGCGTCAACCACTTCACCGACGCCAGCACCATCCGGAAGCAGGCTTCGGCCTTCAACAGCACGGGCCGCATCTATGCTCCCCGCTATCGGCAGGCCACGTTGTTTTCCTTTTTTGATGAGAACAGCACGAATGGCAAAGAGGCCCTCGACTTGGCGTACAGCGACGTGAAAACCGCGTTTCAATACTACCTCGACCACTATAATCAGGGCCGCCCCATCATTATTGCCAGCCATAGCCAGGGCACCCACCACGCCACGCGGCTCCTGCGCGAGTTCTTCGACCAGGACCCCAAGCTACGCCGACAGCTGGTGGCGGCCTATCTCATCGGCTTTAAGGTAGAGCCCGAGCAATACCAGGTGCTGCGCCCCTGCGACGACTCCACCCAAACAGGCTGCTACGTAGGCTGGAACACCGTGGAGTGGGGCCAGGAGTATCCGCCCTTTCAGGGGGGTGTGGCTGTGAACCCGCTCACCTGGACCCGCGACACGGCCGCCGCCCCGGCCCGCCTCAACCTCGGTGGGGTGCCCTATGGCTTCGATGGGGTAGATAAGCGCGTCGTAGATGCCAAGGTGCACAACGGCCTCGTCTGGGTTCACCCTACCGCTCGCCCCGGCTACCCCCGTTTCCTGCTGCCCGGCCGCCCCGAGCTGCGCCACTCCTTCCACATCGCCGACTACTCCTTGTTCTACTACAACATCCGCCAGAACGCCGAGGCCCGCGTTCGGGCCTACCGCATGCTCATGCATGGGGGGTAG
- a CDS encoding SHOCT domain-containing protein gives MEKDPSPLDTLRQLKEWLDAGTITPQEFETLKKKLLFNEAAPGAGPAAPAAPIEPPAPVVPPAAGPPMAGPPQFTTTTAGPVEDPLMPPVTSRPLHTPYVAEPPAPPITTPGFSHPLETGRPGSSPTRDDAFVPSGQVAETGAVEEMVEEEPYVAPPKSPLSTILIVGGIVALLALVAYLMLGNQSSERLTSTTLTAADSVAATPEVGPQSEQIDLPPAAAPETVRVAPAVPPVTTPTDTASPAATAPAEEAAPPAPAVDESAAQTRIESVLQNYYADLQAAPFSASSYFAPRVERFYLQQNTTPAAITAELEKSHFPEFLEGQTTIEPGSLKVSPPVADGSRVVTFIEKSTALRQSLQKRQQTTAQVRVRFDKNFKIVYLRQERLLENTFTE, from the coding sequence ATGGAAAAAGACCCTTCTCCCCTCGATACCCTACGCCAGCTCAAGGAGTGGCTTGATGCGGGTACCATCACGCCCCAGGAGTTTGAAACGCTAAAGAAAAAGCTGCTTTTCAATGAAGCCGCCCCCGGCGCTGGCCCGGCCGCTCCGGCTGCTCCGATAGAGCCCCCGGCGCCAGTGGTGCCTCCGGCTGCCGGGCCGCCGATGGCGGGGCCTCCGCAGTTTACGACTACCACGGCCGGCCCCGTCGAGGACCCGCTCATGCCGCCGGTCACGTCGCGGCCCCTGCACACGCCCTACGTAGCCGAGCCGCCTGCGCCGCCCATTACTACGCCCGGCTTCTCGCACCCCCTGGAAACCGGCCGGCCCGGTAGCTCGCCCACCCGCGACGATGCCTTTGTGCCCTCCGGACAGGTAGCAGAAACCGGAGCAGTAGAAGAAATGGTAGAAGAGGAGCCCTACGTAGCCCCCCCGAAAAGCCCGCTCAGCACCATCCTTATTGTAGGAGGCATTGTAGCCCTGCTGGCTCTGGTAGCCTACCTGATGTTGGGCAACCAAAGCTCCGAGCGGCTCACCAGCACCACGCTTACCGCCGCCGATTCAGTAGCTGCTACCCCGGAGGTAGGGCCGCAGTCGGAGCAGATTGATCTGCCGCCCGCTGCCGCTCCCGAAACCGTGCGCGTGGCGCCCGCCGTTCCGCCCGTTACTACCCCCACCGATACGGCAAGCCCCGCTGCTACGGCTCCGGCAGAAGAGGCCGCGCCGCCCGCGCCGGCTGTAGATGAAAGCGCCGCCCAGACCCGCATCGAAAGTGTACTCCAGAACTACTACGCCGATTTACAGGCCGCGCCCTTCTCGGCGTCTTCCTACTTCGCGCCCCGCGTAGAGCGGTTCTATCTGCAGCAGAACACTACCCCGGCAGCCATTACGGCCGAGCTGGAAAAGTCGCACTTTCCGGAGTTTCTCGAAGGCCAAACCACCATTGAGCCCGGCAGCCTGAAAGTAAGCCCCCCGGTAGCCGACGGCTCGCGGGTGGTTACTTTCATCGAGAAAAGCACTGCCCTGCGCCAGTCCCTGCAAAAGCGGCAGCAAACTACGGCTCAGGTGCGCGTCCGCTTCGATAAGAATTTCAAAATCGTGTACCTGCGTCAGGAGCGCCTCCTGGAAAACACCTTTACCGAGTAG
- a CDS encoding carboxypeptidase-like regulatory domain-containing protein, whose protein sequence is MKLSALPFHPTTGDLLPAYRDAYLRGDLSSENTELVDAYLKANKNTADETLNRFYEMKGKGHAVRPVGWVQRQFDLIRTEPKRFRQRAASMVAVGALMSAAVFAGTNLPTENTPTDNVPVGMTDALELPAEAGSASAFRTVSVRGRILDENGRPLVGATVWQKGTRRGVSTDANGNYTLRVPAASHETATLQYAYAGYKEEELQVKASRTENVTLLPNAQRTKPAKKRWLLF, encoded by the coding sequence ATGAAACTCAGCGCTCTACCCTTTCACCCGACCACCGGCGACTTGTTACCCGCCTATCGGGATGCTTATCTGCGTGGTGACTTGTCCAGCGAAAACACCGAATTGGTGGACGCATATCTGAAAGCCAATAAGAATACGGCCGACGAAACGCTGAACCGTTTCTACGAAATGAAAGGCAAAGGTCATGCTGTACGGCCTGTGGGCTGGGTGCAACGTCAGTTTGATCTGATCCGCACGGAGCCCAAGCGTTTCCGGCAGCGGGCGGCGAGTATGGTAGCAGTTGGTGCACTGATGAGTGCCGCCGTGTTTGCCGGAACCAACCTACCCACCGAAAATACGCCCACCGATAATGTCCCTGTTGGCATGACGGATGCACTGGAGCTACCGGCCGAGGCCGGATCTGCCAGCGCTTTCCGCACCGTTTCGGTACGGGGCCGCATCCTTGATGAGAACGGTCGTCCGCTGGTAGGTGCCACTGTATGGCAGAAAGGAACCCGGCGGGGCGTGAGCACCGATGCCAACGGCAACTACACCCTGCGCGTACCTGCCGCTAGCCACGAGACTGCAACCCTGCAGTATGCCTACGCCGGCTACAAGGAAGAGGAACTGCAGGTGAAAGCAAGCCGGACTGAAAATGTAACCCTGCTACCCAACGCCCAGCGCACGAAACCCGCTAAAAAACGCTGGTTGCTCTTTTAA